A window from Triticum aestivum cultivar Chinese Spring chromosome 6D, IWGSC CS RefSeq v2.1, whole genome shotgun sequence encodes these proteins:
- the LOC123145144 gene encoding protein RGF1 INDUCIBLE TRANSCRIPTION FACTOR 1, giving the protein MAIDHASPLALKSGGAATGGAGRDEEAGNQRWPPWLKPLLATSFFVQCRAHADAHKSECNMYCLDCINGALCSLCLAHHRDHHAIQIRRSSYHDVIRVSEIQRVLDITGVQTYIINSARVVFLNERPQPRPGKGVTNTCEVCERSLLDSFRFCSLGCKIVGTSGGHRPRKKHGGVGGGGKKKRAAVKDARSDSEHSCTSTSGGSSDRSSVVQSFSPSTPPATSSSYRAGNKRRKGIPHRSPFGSLIVEY; this is encoded by the exons ATGGCAATAGACCACGCGTCCCCTCTTGCGCTCAAGAGCGGCGGCGCCGCCACG GGAGGAGCGGGGCGTGACGAGGAGGCGGGGAACCAGCGGTGGCCGCCGTGGCTGAAGCCGCTGCTGGCGACGAGCTTCTTCGTGCAATGCCGGGCGCACGCCGACGCGCACAAGAGCGAGTGCAACATGTACTGCCTCGACTGCATcaacggcgcgctctgctcgctcTGCCTCGCCCACCACCGCGACCACCACGCCATCCAG ATTCGGAGGTCGTCGTACCACGACGTGATCCGGGTGTCGGAGATACAGAGGGTGCTGGACATCACCGGCGTGCAGACGTACATCATCAACAGCGCGCGCGTGGTGTTCCTCAACGAGCGCCCGCAGCCGAGGCCGGGCAAGGGGGTCACCAACACCTGCGAGGTCTGCGAGCGCAGCCTCCTCGACTCGTTCCGCTTCTGCTCCCTCGGATGCAAA ATCGTAGGCACGTCCGGCGGGCACCGGCCGAGGAAGAAGCacggcggcgtgggcggcggtgGCAAGAAGAAGAGAGCGGCGGTCAAGGACGCGCGGTCGGACTCGGAGCACTCGTGCACGAGCACCAGCGGCGGCAGCAGCGACAGGAGCAGCGTGGTGCAGAGCTTCTCGCCGTCGACCCCGCCGGCCACCTCCAGCAGCTACCGCGCCGGCAACAAGCGCCGCAAGGGCATCCCGCACCGGTCGCCGTTCGGCAGCCTCATCGTGGAGTACTAG